A DNA window from Arachis hypogaea cultivar Tifrunner chromosome 18, arahy.Tifrunner.gnm2.J5K5, whole genome shotgun sequence contains the following coding sequences:
- the LOC112772185 gene encoding serine/threonine-protein phosphatase 7 long form homolog yields the protein MFRGRFEVLNQLDGGSMEDEGRMYRLNGVAHVAGYIEQEPSRVISGVRRQQNMPLHDQIIPYLETAGLYHLARLNSQWFWVDEPLLSAFIERWRPETHTFHMPFGECTITLQDVAYQLGLPIDGEPVSGCLTEFENLMENGRPAWVWFRQLFGELPPQNKIKQMTVCYTWFHERFRVLPVDASEETVRIYARAYILMLLSSQLFADKNANRVHLRWLPYLASMDDLGRYSWGSAALAWLYRCLCRGTNRNVVNLASPLQLLQSWIFWRFPSLRPSGFDVFGFPLASRWATYLPRNDAVDQRVVAARLSLDRLRFHDFVWEPYSSPEVAAVVHPEILVDEHRRLWTAVTSLIYFAAIEWHQVDRVVPQFGGVQHLPQFALNIDWLHAKDGRGGDRWFPRYYQEWHLHWENRVDSVIPVEQVADPGPSAEYLDWWCRVGHRFLSPDVAFHDLRPIVLTEEARHRGSSQAPPRVQVPDRPDNRQVDRRRRIGTRTTDREWRWLDDRLDEDLVGADDRGVVDHRVPRRRARRQGGRDGRGRARATGIR from the exons ATGTTTAGGGGCCGGTTTGAGGTTTTGAACCAGTTGGATGGTGGATCGATGGAAGACGAAGGTCGCATGTACCGGTTAAATGGCGTTGCGCATGTGGCTGGATACATCGAACAAGAG CCTAGTAGGGTTATTAGCGGTGTGAGGAGACAGCAGAATATGCCTTTACACGACCAGATTATACCGTATTTGGAGACCGCGGGCTTGTATCACTTGGCTAGGCTGAACAGTCAGTGGTTCTGGGTTGATGAGCCTCTACTTAGCGCATTCattgagaggtggcgtcctgagaccCACACCTTCCACATGCCGTTTGGGGAGTGTACTATCACTTTGCAAGATGTGGCCTATCAGCTGGGTTTGCCCATCGATGGGGAGCCCGTTAGTGGGTGCCTGACTGAGTTTGAGAATCTGATGGAAAACGGAAGACCCGCATGGGTGTGGTTTCGCCAGTTGTTTGGGGAGTTACCTCCGCAGAATAAAATCAAGCAGATGACAGTGTGCTACACATGGTTCCATGAAAGGTTTCGGGTTCTCCCAGTAGATGCTAGTGAAGAGACCGTGCGTATATACGCGCGTGCTTACATTCTGATGTTGTTGTCCTCTCAGCTATTTGCGGACAAGAACGCAAACCGGGTTCACCTTCGGTGGTTGCCTTATTTGGCATCGATGGACGACTTGGGCCGATATAGCTGGGGGTCGGCTGCACTGGCCTGGTTGTATAGATGTCTTTGTCGTGGGACAAACAGAAATGTTGTTAACTTGGCCAGTCCACTACAGCTTTTACAGTCTTGGATTTTTTGGAGGTTTCCCAGTTTGAGGCCTAGTGGTTTTGATGTGTTCGGGTTTCCGCTTGCATCCAG GTGGGCTACATATCTACCGAGAAACGATGCAGTGGATCAGAGAGTGGTGGCTGCACGCCTTTCTTTGGATAGATTGCGTTTTCATGAT TTTGTGTGGGAGCCTTATTCATCTCCCGAGGTAGCTGCTGTTGTTCATCCGGAGATACTAGTTGATGAGCACCGTAGGCTATGGACGGCGGTCACTAGCCTGATATATTTTGCTGCGATTGAGTGGCATCAGGTGGATAGGGTGGTACCGCAGTTCGGTGGTGTTCAGCATCTCCCTCAGTTTGCTCTAAACATAGATTGGCTCCATGCGAAGGATGGAAGGGGTGGAGATCGATGGTTCCCCAGATATTATCAGGAGTGGCATTTGCATTGGGAGAACCGGGTTGATTCAGTCATACCGGTCGAGCAAGTAGCTGACCCCGGTCCATCAGCTGAGTACTTGGACTGGTGGTGCCGTGTGGGTCACAGATTCCTATCCCCAGATGTTGCATTTCATGATCTGAGGCCGATTGTTTTGACCGAGGAGGCTCGTCACAGAGGGTCGTCGCAGGCACCTCCCAGGGTGCAGGTTCCCGACAGGCCGGACAACAGGCAAGTGGATCGGCGTCGCCGTATAGGCACACGTACCACCGATCGAGAGTGGCGATGGCTCGACGACCGTTTGGATGAGGACCTAGTAGGTGCTGATGATAGAGGTGTTGTGGATCATCGTGTTCCTCGACGTAGAGCCAGACGACAGGGTGGACGGGATGGTCGTGGACGGGCTCGAGCCACAGGTATTCGCTGA
- the LOC112771977 gene encoding uncharacterized protein: MLKFLSKVKIEYNALDPRIASCMEFMAQCNSRKARESNPAFQVEVKRRTDEHPPQITVTFVNGVEQAFDATSTPAQSIRTMILEKGQTLETEQMFREAGESWPVIIPKEELSHPASGIKPRKAEEKKQ, encoded by the exons ATGTTGAAGTTCCTATCAAAAGTGAAGATCGAGTACAACGCACTGGACCCGCGAATAGCATCGTGTATGGAGTTCATGGCACAGTGCAACTCACGCAAGGCGAGGGAATCAAACCCTGCGTTCCAGGTGGAGGTGAAGCGCCGAACTGACGAACACCCACCGCAGATCACTGTGACCTTTGTCAACGGCGTCGAGCAAGCCTTCGATGCGACCTCAACCCCTGCACAGAGCATAAGGACCATGATTCTTGAAAAAGGCCAAACCCTAGAGACCGAGCAGATGTTCCGAGAAGCTGGTGAGTCATGGCCTGTCATCATCCCCAAAGAAGAGCTATCTCATCCCGCATCTGGCATCAAG CCAAGGAAAGCAGAGGAGAAGAAGCAATAG